A genomic window from Lotus japonicus ecotype B-129 chromosome 1, LjGifu_v1.2 includes:
- the LOC130732083 gene encoding replication protein A 70 kDa DNA-binding subunit C-like — MASLASNLNSVASLCNGRESWRIKVRVVRMWEMCPISEPGKPFAVQMVLIDAEGQRIEATIRKSLIKKLFGEIVEGNIYRITYFAVVPNLGVYKAARHEFKIIFNSRTKIVPEESNLIPLYGFAFMNSAEISDTMGESEHLIDVIGLVTAVSREKQYTKGANITRMIELQLTDHRGSVQCTFFGSYVDVITHHVRENGQAMPVVVIQFAKIKTFKGNVVIQNVMHATRIMWNHEIPEVVDFRNSIALHGIDPDLPLTEIEDDVRVLTIEEEFLTLFPRKKIQEVHETAEAGVFVVYAKIAGLVDGEKWWYSACRCHRSVSVEDGTYYCPGCDSNVLEVTPRFRVKVEVSDGEEDASFVMFDTDCQNVLMKTCKELVIGSKVKSNSELPQVLKTLIGKEFLFKIEKSADHGAKYDDSYKVKKVCADQNVIDLFKDADKVNTPQRSIKVSKFPNLEDGESSNTSPGMGGIYSGNKSEIDAAVKSLEDISPLGSFASPSFVEADDGGASCPKPAKKLKMKCVKIEKE, encoded by the exons ATGGCGTCGTTGGCTTCAAACTTGAATTCTGTTGCCAGCCTTTGTAATGGAAGAGAATCATGGAGGATCAAGGTCCGTGTTGTTAGGATGTGGGAGATGTGCCCAATTTCTGAGCCAGGGAAGCCCTTTGCTGTCCAGATGGTGTTAATTGATGCTGAG GGCCAGAGAATTGAGGCCACTATCAGGAAATCGCTCATAAAGAAGTTGTTTGGTGAGATTGTTGAAGGAAACATATACAGGATAACCTATTTTGCTGTGGTTCCTAATCTTGGAGTTTACAAGGCTGCTCGACATGAATTCAAGATCATCTTTAATAGCAGGACAAAGATAGTGCCTGAAGAATCCAATCTCATTCCTTTGTATGGATTTGCCTTTATGAACTCAGCTGAAATTTCTGACACCATGGGTGAATCTGAACATCTCATTG ATGTGATAGGATTGGTTACTGCAGTTTCCCGTGAGAAACAATATACCAAAGGTGCAAATATTACAAGGATGATTGAGCTCCAGCTGACTGATCATAG GGGAAGTGTCCAATGTACCTTTTTTGGAAGCTATGTTGATGTTATTACTCATCATGTTCGAGAGAATGGACAAGCTATGCCGGTGGTTGTTATCCAGTTTGCTAAGATCAAGACTTTCAAAG GAAATGTTGTGATTCAGAATGTTATGCATGCTACAAGGATTATGTGGAATCATGAAATTCCAGAGGTTGTTGATTTCCGCAACAG CATTGCTCTCCATGGGATTGATCCTGATCTTCCCCTCACTGAGATTGAGGATGATGTGCGCGTCTTAACAATTGAAGAAGAATTTCTTACATTGTTCCCTAGGAAAAAAATCCAAGAAGTGCATGAAACTGCTGAG GCTGGGGTGTTTGTGGTGTATGCTAAGATTGCTGGACTGGTTGATGGTGAGAAATGGTGGTATTCAGCATGTCGCTGCCACCGTTCTGTGTCTGTTGAAGATGGCACATACTATTGCCCTGGATGTGACAGCAATGTGCTTGAAGTTACTCCACG TTTTAGGGTCAAGGTAGAGGTGTCTGATGGAGAAGAGGATGCAAGTTTTGTCATGTTTGACACTGACTGCCAGAATGTGCTCATGAAAACATGCAAGGAGTTAGTTATTGGTTCAAAG GTAAAAAGTAATTCTGAGTTGCCTCAAGTCCTGAAGACACTGATTGGGAAAGAGTTCCTCTTCAAAATTGAGAAATCAGCTGATCATGGTGCTAAGTATGATGATTCCTACAAGGTTAAGAAAGTATGTGCTGATCAGAATGTGATTGATCTGTTCAAGGATGCTGACAAAGTTAACACTCCCCAAAGG TCAATCAAGGTGTCCAAGTTCCCCAATTTGGAAGATGGAGAAAGTAGCAACACTTCTCCTGGTATGGGTGGAATCTATTCTGGAAACAAATCTGAGATTGATGCTGCTGTGAAGTCACTTGAGGACATATCTCCTTTAGGGAGTTTTGCTTCTCCATCCTTTGTTGAAGCCGATGATGGTGGTGCTTCCTGCCCCAAACCTGCCAAGAAACTAAAGATGAAGTGTGTGAAAATAGAGAAGGAGTAG